A single window of Acanthopagrus latus isolate v.2019 chromosome 1, fAcaLat1.1, whole genome shotgun sequence DNA harbors:
- the psmb3 gene encoding proteasome subunit beta type-3 encodes MSIMSYNGGAVMAMRGKNCVAIAADRRFGIQAQMVTTDFQKIFPMGERLYIGLAGLATDVQTVSQRLKFRLNLYELKEGRQIKPKTFMSMVSNLLYERRFGPYYIEPVIAGLDPKTFEPFICSLDLIGCPMVTEDFVVSGTCSEQMYGMCESLWEPDMEPEDLFETISQAMLNAVDRDAVSGMGVVVHVIEKDKITTRTLKARMD; translated from the exons TCTATTATGTCTTATAATGGCGGGGCCGTCATGGCCATGCGGGGGAAGAACTGTGTGGCGATAGCAGCAGACCGTAGATTTGGAATTCAGGCTCAGATGGTCACCACAGACTTCCAGAAGATCTTCCCCATGGGAGAGAGGCTGTACATTGGGCTGGCTGGACTTGCCACTGATGTTCAGACAGT ATCTCAGAGGCTTAAATTCAGACTGAACCTGTATGAGCTGAAGGAGGGTCGCCAGATCAAGCCCAAGACTTTCATGAGCATGGTGTCCAACCTGTTGTATGAAAGGAG GTTTGGGCCATACTACATCGAGCCTGTGATTGCTGGGCTGGATCCCAAAACCTTTGAGCCATTCATTTGCTCCTTGGATTTGATTGGCTGTCCCATGGTGACAGAAGACTTTGTCGTGAGCGGCACCTGTTCAGAGCAGATGTACGGCATGTGTGAATCTTTGTGGGAGCCAGACATG GAACCAGAGGATCTGTTCGAGACCATCTCCCAAGCGATGCTGAATGCAGTTGACAGAGATGCAGTGTCTGGTATGGGAGTCGTCGTACATGTCAT TGAGAAAGACAAGATCACCACACGAACCCTGAAGGCCAGGATGGACTAG